Proteins co-encoded in one Brassica oleracea var. oleracea cultivar TO1000 chromosome C4, BOL, whole genome shotgun sequence genomic window:
- the LOC106341733 gene encoding uncharacterized protein LOC106341733, with product MELEKSGTSLYCNRCVNPNITEVIKEMLKLTKQDAAALTLDEMNVGGGVELPQCLKELAGKYFVFQIRVKPFNFTPNHRTFTVFAIVNHTNPRFSIPMKHHLFKRKVANHPHLSPTRLGVKPMNHIYPVLKAKRVAVNAPTIEVTKLLSVNPSLLLCLYNFRTYFAFPISDSYIFFQISRFFLPFTAN from the exons ATGGAGCTTGAAAAATCAGGGACTTCTCTCTATTGCAACCGATGTGTTAATCCGAACATTACCGAAGTTATAAA AGAGATGCTTAAACTCACTAAGCAAGATGCAGCTGCTCTGACCCTAGATGAG ATGAATGTTGGTGGCGGTGTGGAACTCCCACAATGCCTGAAAGAACTAGCTGGAAAATATTTTGTATTTCAGATACGTGTGAAACCATTCAATTTCACCCCCAACCACCGTACTTTCACTGTTTTTGCAATCGTTAATCACACCAACCCGAG ATTTTCAATACCAATGAAGCACCATTTGTTCAAGAGGAAGGTGGCGAACCATCCCCATCTGTCACCTACAAGGTTGGGGGTAAAGCCAATGAACCATATCTATCCGGTGTTGAAGGCAAAGAGGGTGGCCGTAAACGCCCCCACAATTGAAGTTACAAAGCTGTTAAGTGTTAACCCAAGTCTGCTTCTGTGTCTTTACAATTTCAGGACTTACTTTGCATTTCCTATTTCAGACTCTTATATTTTTTTTCAAATTTCCAGGTTTTTTTTGCCATTTACGGCTAACTAA